In Pseudoalteromonas nigrifaciens, the sequence CGCCAATCGATTAGAAAACCTAATTCAAGCAACTGATATTGTACTTCTGGTTGGCGATGCCTGTTATGCAGCAAAGCAGTATCGACAATTTGCCGAATCATTGTTTATTTTAGCGCCTGATGCGAGTGCTCGCGCTATAAAGCTAAATAATAACGATAAAGTAATTAGCTATGACGAATTTGTAACCCTTAGCTTATCAACCAATCAATCTATTACCTGGTAACTTATGCTTGAAATTAACAACCAACAGCTTGAAACAGACAAACAAGGTTATTTACTTGACCATACTTTATGGTCAAAAGAATTAGCGCTCATTATTGCACAGCAAGAAAACATTAGTTTAACTGAGCAGCATTGGGAAGTTATTAACTTTGTTCGCAACTTTTACCTAGAATACAACACCAGCCCCGCTATTAGAATGCTGGTAAAAGCCATGGCTAAAGCACTCGGTGAAGATAAAGGTAATAGCCTATATTTATATAAATTATTTCCTAAAGGCCCGGCAAAACAAGCGACTAAAATTGCCGGCTTACCAAAACCTGCCAGGTGCATATAATGAATAATAAGTCAGCTAATAAGCAAGAGTACACAGCTAAACCCAAACGTAATACTGGCAGAACCTATTCTCGCAGCACGCTAAAAAGCGTCGCTTCAAAAAGAGAAATAAAACCAGCAATAGCTGCACAAGATATAAAAATAGTCTTATTTAATAAGCCTTTCGACGTTTTGTGCCAATTTACTGATGATGCCAACAGAAAAACCCTTGCTGAATTTATTCCTATAAAAGAAGTTTACGCTGCAGGCAGACTCGACAGAGACAGTGAAGGTTTATTACTGCTCACCAATTGCGGTAAATTACAAAATACCCTAACCGCACCGGGTAAAAAAACCAGTAAAACTTATTGGGTTCAGGTAGAAGGTGAGCCGAGCTCAGAGTCAATTGCTGCACTATGCACAGGCGTAGAATTAAAAGATGGCCTTACATTACCCGCTAAAGTGAGCATCATCAGTGAGCCAACGCTGTGGGCGCGAAACCCACCAGTAAGAGAGCGAAAACTAATACCTACAACTTGGCTCAGCATAACAATAAGTGAAGGGCGTAACCGCCAAGTTAGACGCATGACAGCACATATTGGGCACCCTACTTTGCGTTTAATTCGCTATAGTATTGGTAAGTACACCCTAGATGGCATTAAAAACGGCGAGTATAAAGTAATGACAGGTATAGAGCATACCTAACTGATGTAAACCAACTTACAATCGCTAATTTATAAGCCATTATTAACTTTAAATTAGCGTTTAAGCTATTTGCCAGGGCTTAGCGCAATACAATTACCTCCTTGGTTTTTTGCATAATAAAGAGCATCGTCGGCAGCTTGAATAAATGTTAAATGATCATCACACTGATGATGATTAACAGTATTAATTCCCATGCTTACTGATAAATACCCTGTAAAGCTATCTTCATGCACAATTGCCAACATTTCAATTGCTTTTTGAATTTGTTCAGCCACAAATAGCGCCCCTTGTTTATCTGTTTGTGGTAGCAATACAACAAACTCTTCGCCCCCATAACGGGCAACAAAATCCTCTGGACGACTCACTGTGTCGGCAAGTTTTTGTGCCACAGCGTATAAGCACTTATCGCCTGCAATATGCCCGTAACGGTCGTTAAATTTTTTGAAGTTATCAATATCAATTATAATGAGTGAAAGCTGACAGTTTGCTAATTTAACACGGGAAAATTCATCAACAATTTTTTCATCAAAGCGGCGCCTATTGGCAATTTTGGTTAACGAATCTAAAAACGCCATTTCGCTTAAAATCTCATGTGCTTTAATCCGCTCAGTGGCGTCATTAAAAACAACCAAAAATTCATTACCAATATTAATACCCGATACTTGCATAATGACTTGCTCACCATTTTTGCAGGTTATTTGGTAGTCGTTTGCAGGAATATCGCCTTTATTACTTTCGGCTTGTGCAAGCGATGCGCTCCATAATGCCCGAGCAGCATTTCTTTTATCAATATCTGGGTAGGCTTTTCCCCACCAAATATCTACATTGGGCGTATCATTTATAGTAAAACCAAATACATCAATATAACGCTGGTTAACTTTTAATATATCACCCGTTTCAACGCACACATTACAAATAGGCATAGGAAGTACTGTAAATAATTTTGCATAATGGCTCAGCTCATGATTACGCATAGGGTGATGCGTGTGAGCAATTAAATATTTTTGTTGTGGATCGTTATGTTCGTTAAGTAATTTGGCATTCATAGTCGCTACAAAATGCCATTCAACCCACCATGCTTCTAAACGCTTTAATAATGCTTTTTCTACTTTTAGATTAGGGGTCAACGACTGTTCAATTAATTTAAATAACTCAACAATAGGATGTGGCTCTTGGAAAAAAATAGGGGGAGTTATTGTGATCAATTCATCAAACAAATAATAAGCTGTTTCTTTAAGTTCACTCAACGGGTTGTTAAGCAACTCACTTATATCGGTTTTTTTTGGGTAATCTAAAATAAAAGATTTTACTTTGTTGACGTGAGAAGCATAGTTCATATATTCATTCCATTGAGTATATTAATAATAACCTTAGTTACGCTTAAATATAACACTATAAAGCAATATAAAGCTATAACTCCTCCTACTATTACACAGCTAATATTCACACTTATTTACTATTTATATTTATTTTGCTTACTGCAAATAGCAAAAACGTTTTGCTGACGCTATAAAAATAACTACAAAAGCGCTGCATTAAGGCTAAGCCTCTTTAAGCGCTGCTTAAATACATGCTATAATCGCGGCCTTTCCAAGATGTTATTAATAACAGTAATCTGTATAAGCGAAATTATTCATGAGCGAAAATAGTCACATTAAAGTCATCGTAGGTATGTCCGGCGGTGTTGATTCTTCTGTATCTGCATATTTGTTAAAGCAACAAGGCTATCAGGTAGAAGGCCTGTTTATGAAGAACTGGGAAGAAGACGACAATGATGAATATTGCGCCGCAGCTGATGATTTAAAAGACGCGCAAGCAGTTTGCGATAAACTCGGTATTGAACTGCATACAGTTAACTTTGCCGCTGAGTATTGGGATAACGTATTTGAGTACTTTTTAGCAGAATACAAAGCAGGTCGTACACCTAACCCAGATATAATGTGCAATAAAGAAATTAAATTTAAAGCCTTTTTAGAATTTGCGGCCCAAGCATTAGGCGCCGACTTTATTGCCACCGGTCACTATGTACGCCGCGAACTACGCGATGACAAATACGTTATGTGCCGCGGGTTAGATGATAATAAAGATCAAAGCTACTTTTTATACACGCTTAGCCACGAACATATTGGCCAAACATTATTCCCTGTTGGCGATATTGCTAAGCCAGAAGTGCGCCGCATAGCTGAAGAGCAAGACCTAATTACTCACGATAAAAAAGACAGCACAGGTATATGTTTTATTGGTGAGCGCAAATTTAAAGACTTTTTACAAAAGTTTTTACCTGCCCAACCTGGTGTTATCGAAGACACTGATGGTAACAATGTAGGCGAGCACGAAGGATTAATGTATCACACCCTAGGTCAACGCAAAGGCTTGCTAATTGGTGGTATGAAAGAAGGCTCAGGCGAGCCATGGTATGTAGTAGATAAAGACCTTGAGCGAAATGTACTTATTGTTGGCCAAGGTAAAGATCACCCTCGCCTATACAGTAATGGCCTTAATGCTAACCAATTGCACTGGGTTGACCGTATTGGCCCTAAAGGCACTACTCGCTGCACAGTTAAAACCCGTTACCGCCAAGAAGACTTAAGCTGTACGCTACTTGTAGGCGAAGACGGCATGGCACGCGTATTATTCGACGAGCCACAAAAAGCCGTTACTCCAGGTCAATCTGCCGTATTTTATGCAGAAGATGTGTGTTTAGGTGGTGGTATTATTGATTCGGTGATCAAATAATGAATCAACACCAAGTCATGGCGCTTGCCGCCATGTGCCAAGTTGCTAAACAAGTTCAAAAAGTTGCTCAGTACGGCAATAATAATGAACACGATTTAGAAATACTACTTTCGAGTATTATTCAAACCTCGCCGGCATCGCCAGAGGATGTATACCAAGGCACAGATAACCTACGCGATGGCTACAAAACATTATTGGCACAGCTAAGTGCTGGCGCGCAAAAAGATGTTGAAATTGTAAAATACGTCGGTGGTTTAATGCAGCTAGAACGTGCCTTGAGTGCAAACGACAAAAGCTTAAACGAATTAGGTAAACGTATTGATGACATTCATCGACGTTTAGATCATTTTGCTATAACCGACGAGAGCGTTGTCGCCGGTTTAGCGGATATATACTCAACGGTGCTAAGCCCCCTTGGGCACCGTATACAGGTTTATGGTAAACCTGAGTTACTAAAGCAGCAGCTCACTCAAAATAAAATCCGCGCATTATTATTAGCCGGTATTAGAAGTGCAGTTTTATGGCGACAAATGGGCGGTAAACGCCGTCACTTTTTCTTTGCAAAAAGAAAAATAATCGCCATTGCTAAAGCAAAAATTTAATTATCGTTCAAACTAAAATTTAGGAGTTATTATGGAGCTTTCAGCGTTAACGGCTATCTCTCCAGTGGATGGTCGCTACGGCAGCAAAACCACTGAACTACGCAGTATTTTCAGCGAATTTGGCCTAATCAAATACCGCGTAACCGTTGAAGTGCGTTGGTTGCAAGCGTTAGCTGCAGCGAGCGATATTAAAGAAGTCCCTGCATTTAGCGAACAAGCTAATGCATTACTAAACGCCATTGTTGATAACTTCAGCGAAGCTGATGCACAGCGCGTTAAAGATATTGAACGCACAACAAATCACGACGTTAAAGCGGTTGAATACCTTCTAAAAGAAAAAGTAGCCGATAACGCAGAACTACATGCAATTAACGAATTTATTCATTTTGCATGTACCTCTGAAGACATTAACAACCTATCTCATGGTTTAATGCTAACTGAAGCACGCAATAATGTATTACTACCATATTGCGATCAGTTACTTAGCTCAATTAAAGAAAAAGCGATTGAGTACAAAACAATCCCTATGATGACACGTACGCACGGACAACCTGCTACACCGTCTACTATGGGTAAAGAATTTGCTAACGTTTACATGCGCTTAAAACGTCAACGCGACCAAATTGCACAAGTAGAAATGCTAGGTAAAGTTAACGGTGCTGTAGGTAACTACAACGCTCACCTTAGTGCATACCCAGATTACGATTGGCACACACATGCAGACAAATTTGTATCAAGCCTAGGTTTAACTCTAAACCCGTTTACTACACAAATTGAACCGCATGACTACATTGCTGAGCTTTTTGATGCTATTGCCCGTTTTAACACAATACTGCTCGATTTTGATCGTGACATGTGGGGTTACATTGCCCTTAATCACTTTAAGCAAAAAACCATTGCTGGCGAAATTGGCTCATCAACAATGCCACATAAAGTTAACCCTATTGATTTTGAAAACTCAGAAGGTAACTTAGGTTTAGCAAATGCTATTTTTTCTCACCTTGCACAAAAGCTGCCTGTTTCTCGCTGGCAACGTGATCTTACCGACTCAACGGTATTACGTAACTTAGGTGTAGGTATGGGTTATGCACTTATTGCATACCAATCAACACTTAAAGGTGTAAGTAAGCTTGAAGTAAACGAGCAACGTTTATTAGAAGAGCTTGATCAAAACTGGGAACTGCTAGCAGAGCCAATTCAAACAGTTATGCGTAAGTACGGTATCGAAAAGCCATACGAAAAGCTTAAAGACTTAACCCGTGGCAAACGTGTAAACCAAGAAATAATGGCAGACTTCATCGATGGTTTAGACCTTCCTGAACACGCTAAAGTAGAAATGAAAAAACTAACACCTGCTAATTATATTGGCCGCGCTGTTGAGTTTATTGATGATTTAGTTTAATAACTAAACTAAAATCAATGAAAAAGCGAAAGGTCTCCTTTCGCTTTTTTTGTTTTAATACCACTTGCACTAATTTGTAGGGCCACTGTATGTATCAATTAAAAATAAATGACTTATCAGAGCAAGAGTTTTTAACTCAGTTCTGGCAAAAAAAACCACTCTTAATTAAACAAGGTTTTAGTAATTTTCAAGACCCGCTTGATGCGAATGAACTTGCAGGCCTTGCAATGGAAGACAGCATAGAGTCGCGTATTGTTACTAATCATAATAATGAATGGCAATCGCACCAAGGGCCGTTTGAAGACTTTGAACAGCTTACAGAGCAACACTCTACTTTATTAGTACAAGCGGTTGATCATTGGCATAACGATGCAGCACAGCTGCTAGAGCCGTTTCGATTCATCCCAAACTGGCGCATAGATGATTTAATGATCAGCTATTCAACGCCTGGCGGTGGTGTTGGCCCGCATTTAGATCAATACGATGTATTTATTATTCAAGGTGAAGGCAAACGCCATTGGCGAGTAGGCCTACCAGATCCTAGCCTTAAACAATTCACCCAAAATAAAACATTATTGCAAGTAGAAGCGTTTACTGCGGTTATTGATTGTATTTTAGAACCCGGCGATATTTTATATATTCCACCAGGTTGCCCGCACGAAGGTTATGCCGTAGAAAACGCCCTTAATTATTCGGTGGGTTTTAGAGCGCCAAATCAACAAGATTTACTCTCTAGCTTTGCCGATCATATTATTGATACCGAAAGCGGACAAAAGCGTTACACCGACCACAACCTTACATTAAGAGAGTCTAAGGGCGAGCTGAGCGATACTGAGGTTGATAAAGTAAAAGTGCTAATGCAGGCATTACTAAACGACCACACCTTATTTAAACAATGGCTTGGCACAACTTTAAGCCAACCAAAGCACGATATGGACTTAATGCCTGTTGAGCAACCGTTTAGTGCGGCGCAAATAGCTGATGCAATAAACAGTGACGACATAAGCTTTGAACGCCTAGGTGGAACGCGTGCTATATATCAGCAAACAGCTGATGAATTATTAGTAAGTGTTAACGGAGAAAACTACTCTGTACCAAATAGTGACTTGAATGCTGTTAAGTTACTTACTGATTTTACAGGTTTTAATGCGCAACAGCTAAAAAACACGGCCCCAAGCCTAGTTTTTATTGAAATATTCACTACACTAATTAATGAGGGTATTTGGTTCAATTAGAGGTGTATTATGGACTACCGGGTAGAACAGGTCGATTGGCACAGCCAAAAAGCGCTACTGCAGCAAATAAGAGAGCGTGTATTTGTTTATGAGTTACATATTCCTAAACATATTGAATTTGACAACCTAGACCCACTTGCCCAACATATTCTTGTCACCTGTATTACCAACGACACACAGTCTCCTGTAGCCACAGGCAGGCTGTGTAGCGATGGCCTTATAGGCCGTATAGCTGTATTACCCGCCCACCGCAATCGCAATGTTTACAAATCCCTACTTAACTTTATTGTTGCACTTGCTGCAGAGCAAAATATTGAAGTACTGAGTATTAACTGCATTTTAGAAGAAGTTGAATTATTTAAACAAAATGGCTTTAGCCAACAAGGCAATGTATTCATGGAGGCTGGCATTGCAAAGCTACGAATGCAATGCCCTGTTACCAGCTTTGAAACTCGTCCATTTACGTTAACGCATTAAAAAGCGAGCTACAATAAACAAAGTAGCTCGCTTTTTTAATTTGTTATACAAACATATTAAACTTATTTAGGCTCGTTAGCCCACAGTTGTTCATTTTCGTGCATTTCGTATAAACCATGGGCACGATTGATCAGTAAATTGGCAAAATCAACCTTGGTTTTATCACTCGCCCCTGTTTGCATTATTTGATCAGCTTTTAACTGCCATTGCAGTGAAAAATAACGTATTGCATCGCGAGCATCTTTTGCAGCACTCACTTCAGCATGATCAGTTGGTAAACGACCGGTAATTACCCAATAGTTTTTACCGTTTTGCGCCTTAAATTTCCATAGAGCACAAAATGGGGCTAAAAAACGACTGTCTTTTTCAATCAACGTTTTAGGCATAATGCCTTTTTCAGCTAAATGCTTTTGTGCGTTTTGAAAGCATTCACGCTGCCATAATATATTTTGCTGCTCTACTTGAGCTTGTTCTTGTGCTGTTAACGGTTTTTTTTCTTGTTGTGTCATTATTAATAACCTTTTACTTCTTTTTTAACACTTTAAGGGCTTAACAAATAAGGTGCAAGTACAAAAATAGTATTTTTTAGCCTAAAACCCGCTGTTTGCCTGGTTTTTAGCCAAATTTATAAGCTTTACTTAACTATTTTAATATTATGATCGAATGAGCCCACATCCCCCGGAAATACCACCGGCGACTCAATCCCTTCTTTATTAATGGCTGCAACACCAAAATAGTAATTATCAATTACTACATTGTTAAGTATAGCTTGAGTAACCTTACCCACGGTTTTACTAAACTGCCATTGTGGCTCGCTGGTATAACGCCAATAAATACGATAACCGGTTATATTATTGTCTTTAGATGCCTGCCACGACAAACGCGTATTAGCCGTTACCGCACCCGCGATTTTCACGTCTTTAGGAGGGGCTGGTGCCCACGCCATCGACGCTAAACTTACAGCATTAAGTGCGGTTAATTTGGCCGCATAGTCAAAATCAACGCCTTTGATCGTATCGCCATATTCAATGCCGTTTTCAATGCGTAAGTCTTGATGCTGGCGATCGTAATGCTCGTTTGTTTCCATAATGCGCACTGCAGCAAAGCCCGCGTCATTAAAAGGTCTATGGTGCCCACCTCTACCAAATCGGTCTAACCGATAAACTAACATAGTATTTAAATTAGCAATGTATCTGTCGGCAATGGTATCTATGTAACGCGCCAAGTTACGACTAGCTGAGTCAACCTCGCCCCCCGTAAAGCGCCGCGTTCGTGCTTGCTCTTTAGTTTCTATTACGCGCGTACCTTCAGAAAATATCCGCGCTGTGGTGTTATCGGTTACGCCATTAACCCCGGTAATATTGCCTATCATGTCGTTGTTTAGTACTGCGTGTACTTGCCAGTCGTGTTTTTGCGCATAAGCGGTTAAAATTTTACCACCAAATAAACCCTGCTCCTCGCCCGACAGCGCCGCGTACACCACAGAGCCATTAAATTTATGTTTACTCAATACACGCGCCGCCTCTATTACGCCCGCCACACCAGAGGCGTTATCGTTAGCCCCCGGCGAGTCGCTAGTAAAATCCATCACATCGCTTACGCGTGAGTCTATATCGCCCGACATTATTACCATACGGTTAGGCTCGCTTATACCGCGCTGAATAGCGACAATATTAACCACTTCGGTTGCATCAGGAATTCGTTTTTCGCCCGATATAGTGTCTTTTACTTCAATAATCTCTAGGCATCCGCCGCATTGTGCTGATATTTTTTCGAACTCTTGTTTTATCCAGCGCCTTGCTGCACCAATGCCACGGGTTTCCGATTTAGTGTCTGATAATGTATGGCGCGTACCAAAATCCACCAGCGTTTGAATATCGCCACCAATACGCTGCGCTGAAATATCACCGGCTATAGCATGCAATTTTTGTTGATCAGTGTATTTAATCTCGCCCGCTGCCAATGCTTGCGAAGTTAAACCCACAAAACAAGCAGCTGTAAGGGTACTCACGCTAAGTAATTTTGTTGTTATTTTAAAAGGTGTTTTAAGCATTTATAGCTCCTTATTTTTATTATAATCACCATTACGCAAGTAAGCTTATTGCGCAATACTTTTGCGGTAGGCACCACAAAAAAGTAAGTTAAAGCACAGATCAAAAGTTTAATTAAGCCAGATAATCTGCAACTAGAATATTTAGTAATATGGTTATTTTATTTATGCCACACTAGGGTTTTTATTTATTAAAAACTTTATGCGCCAATTAAAAAACGATACCAAGCTTACTAATCAAATCTATCATGCCGACAGTAAGTTTGGTCCGGTACGCGTTTATCAAAATGAAGATTATAGATGGCTCACTTTTAATAACGATCCGCTGCTAGGCGTTACTCTTCAAGGAGTAATGAGCAAAGCCCGGCCTGAACTATTATGTGTACCAATATATCAAAGCATGTTGTTATTTTTATTAGCCCCGGTTAGTGAGCTACATATTTTAAATTTGGGCTTAGGCACTGCAGCAATAGAGCGCGCACTTAAACACATTGAATCTAGCCGCCGTAATTTAATTGATACGTTTGAAAGTGTAGAAATAAACCCTGATGTTATAAGTATCGCTAAGCAATTTTTTAAATTACCCAGTGATCATACTGTGCACCAGCAATGTGCTCAGCAATTTATTAGTCAATGCACTCAACAATACGACCTAATTTACATAGATATATTTAGTGGCGAGCACCACCAAACGTTTATTCAAAGCGAGTCGTTTTGGCACGCCATTAACCACTGCATTAATAAAAGCGGCCAGGCAATCATTAACCTAAATCCTAAAACAGGGCAAGAATTACAAACTACTTTAGTACTGTTACGCCATTACTTTAACTGTATTGCACTTATAGAGTTTTATGAATACAAAAACATTGTTCTTATACTAAGTAACCTGTCGTTAAAGCATATAACGGTAG encodes:
- the tusB gene encoding sulfurtransferase complex subunit TusB, with the protein product MSTLHIFSKPLSYYSANRLENLIQATDIVLLVGDACYAAKQYRQFAESLFILAPDASARAIKLNNNDKVISYDEFVTLSLSTNQSITW
- a CDS encoding TusE/DsrC/DsvC family sulfur relay protein; this encodes MLEINNQQLETDKQGYLLDHTLWSKELALIIAQQENISLTEQHWEVINFVRNFYLEYNTSPAIRMLVKAMAKALGEDKGNSLYLYKLFPKGPAKQATKIAGLPKPARCI
- a CDS encoding pseudouridine synthase, with translation MNNKSANKQEYTAKPKRNTGRTYSRSTLKSVASKREIKPAIAAQDIKIVLFNKPFDVLCQFTDDANRKTLAEFIPIKEVYAAGRLDRDSEGLLLLTNCGKLQNTLTAPGKKTSKTYWVQVEGEPSSESIAALCTGVELKDGLTLPAKVSIISEPTLWARNPPVRERKLIPTTWLSITISEGRNRQVRRMTAHIGHPTLRLIRYSIGKYTLDGIKNGEYKVMTGIEHT
- a CDS encoding GGDEF domain-containing protein, whose product is MNYASHVNKVKSFILDYPKKTDISELLNNPLSELKETAYYLFDELITITPPIFFQEPHPIVELFKLIEQSLTPNLKVEKALLKRLEAWWVEWHFVATMNAKLLNEHNDPQQKYLIAHTHHPMRNHELSHYAKLFTVLPMPICNVCVETGDILKVNQRYIDVFGFTINDTPNVDIWWGKAYPDIDKRNAARALWSASLAQAESNKGDIPANDYQITCKNGEQVIMQVSGINIGNEFLVVFNDATERIKAHEILSEMAFLDSLTKIANRRRFDEKIVDEFSRVKLANCQLSLIIIDIDNFKKFNDRYGHIAGDKCLYAVAQKLADTVSRPEDFVARYGGEEFVVLLPQTDKQGALFVAEQIQKAIEMLAIVHEDSFTGYLSVSMGINTVNHHQCDDHLTFIQAADDALYYAKNQGGNCIALSPGK
- the mnmA gene encoding tRNA 2-thiouridine(34) synthase MnmA, which encodes MSENSHIKVIVGMSGGVDSSVSAYLLKQQGYQVEGLFMKNWEEDDNDEYCAAADDLKDAQAVCDKLGIELHTVNFAAEYWDNVFEYFLAEYKAGRTPNPDIMCNKEIKFKAFLEFAAQALGADFIATGHYVRRELRDDKYVMCRGLDDNKDQSYFLYTLSHEHIGQTLFPVGDIAKPEVRRIAEEQDLITHDKKDSTGICFIGERKFKDFLQKFLPAQPGVIEDTDGNNVGEHEGLMYHTLGQRKGLLIGGMKEGSGEPWYVVDKDLERNVLIVGQGKDHPRLYSNGLNANQLHWVDRIGPKGTTRCTVKTRYRQEDLSCTLLVGEDGMARVLFDEPQKAVTPGQSAVFYAEDVCLGGGIIDSVIK
- the hflD gene encoding high frequency lysogenization protein HflD, encoding MNQHQVMALAAMCQVAKQVQKVAQYGNNNEHDLEILLSSIIQTSPASPEDVYQGTDNLRDGYKTLLAQLSAGAQKDVEIVKYVGGLMQLERALSANDKSLNELGKRIDDIHRRLDHFAITDESVVAGLADIYSTVLSPLGHRIQVYGKPELLKQQLTQNKIRALLLAGIRSAVLWRQMGGKRRHFFFAKRKIIAIAKAKI
- the purB gene encoding adenylosuccinate lyase, which translates into the protein MELSALTAISPVDGRYGSKTTELRSIFSEFGLIKYRVTVEVRWLQALAAASDIKEVPAFSEQANALLNAIVDNFSEADAQRVKDIERTTNHDVKAVEYLLKEKVADNAELHAINEFIHFACTSEDINNLSHGLMLTEARNNVLLPYCDQLLSSIKEKAIEYKTIPMMTRTHGQPATPSTMGKEFANVYMRLKRQRDQIAQVEMLGKVNGAVGNYNAHLSAYPDYDWHTHADKFVSSLGLTLNPFTTQIEPHDYIAELFDAIARFNTILLDFDRDMWGYIALNHFKQKTIAGEIGSSTMPHKVNPIDFENSEGNLGLANAIFSHLAQKLPVSRWQRDLTDSTVLRNLGVGMGYALIAYQSTLKGVSKLEVNEQRLLEELDQNWELLAEPIQTVMRKYGIEKPYEKLKDLTRGKRVNQEIMADFIDGLDLPEHAKVEMKKLTPANYIGRAVEFIDDLV
- a CDS encoding cupin domain-containing protein, which encodes MYQLKINDLSEQEFLTQFWQKKPLLIKQGFSNFQDPLDANELAGLAMEDSIESRIVTNHNNEWQSHQGPFEDFEQLTEQHSTLLVQAVDHWHNDAAQLLEPFRFIPNWRIDDLMISYSTPGGGVGPHLDQYDVFIIQGEGKRHWRVGLPDPSLKQFTQNKTLLQVEAFTAVIDCILEPGDILYIPPGCPHEGYAVENALNYSVGFRAPNQQDLLSSFADHIIDTESGQKRYTDHNLTLRESKGELSDTEVDKVKVLMQALLNDHTLFKQWLGTTLSQPKHDMDLMPVEQPFSAAQIADAINSDDISFERLGGTRAIYQQTADELLVSVNGENYSVPNSDLNAVKLLTDFTGFNAQQLKNTAPSLVFIEIFTTLINEGIWFN
- a CDS encoding GNAT family N-acetyltransferase, which translates into the protein MDYRVEQVDWHSQKALLQQIRERVFVYELHIPKHIEFDNLDPLAQHILVTCITNDTQSPVATGRLCSDGLIGRIAVLPAHRNRNVYKSLLNFIVALAAEQNIEVLSINCILEEVELFKQNGFSQQGNVFMEAGIAKLRMQCPVTSFETRPFTLTH
- a CDS encoding DUF4826 family protein; protein product: MTQQEKKPLTAQEQAQVEQQNILWQRECFQNAQKHLAEKGIMPKTLIEKDSRFLAPFCALWKFKAQNGKNYWVITGRLPTDHAEVSAAKDARDAIRYFSLQWQLKADQIMQTGASDKTKVDFANLLINRAHGLYEMHENEQLWANEPK
- a CDS encoding M28 family metallopeptidase, whose amino-acid sequence is MLKTPFKITTKLLSVSTLTAACFVGLTSQALAAGEIKYTDQQKLHAIAGDISAQRIGGDIQTLVDFGTRHTLSDTKSETRGIGAARRWIKQEFEKISAQCGGCLEIIEVKDTISGEKRIPDATEVVNIVAIQRGISEPNRMVIMSGDIDSRVSDVMDFTSDSPGANDNASGVAGVIEAARVLSKHKFNGSVVYAALSGEEQGLFGGKILTAYAQKHDWQVHAVLNNDMIGNITGVNGVTDNTTARIFSEGTRVIETKEQARTRRFTGGEVDSASRNLARYIDTIADRYIANLNTMLVYRLDRFGRGGHHRPFNDAGFAAVRIMETNEHYDRQHQDLRIENGIEYGDTIKGVDFDYAAKLTALNAVSLASMAWAPAPPKDVKIAGAVTANTRLSWQASKDNNITGYRIYWRYTSEPQWQFSKTVGKVTQAILNNVVIDNYYFGVAAINKEGIESPVVFPGDVGSFDHNIKIVK
- a CDS encoding spermidine synthase — its product is MRQLKNDTKLTNQIYHADSKFGPVRVYQNEDYRWLTFNNDPLLGVTLQGVMSKARPELLCVPIYQSMLLFLLAPVSELHILNLGLGTAAIERALKHIESSRRNLIDTFESVEINPDVISIAKQFFKLPSDHTVHQQCAQQFISQCTQQYDLIYIDIFSGEHHQTFIQSESFWHAINHCINKSGQAIINLNPKTGQELQTTLVLLRHYFNCIALIEFYEYKNIVLILSNLSLKHITVEAIQASTVMQSIAPNLHSNINTIYHIAAV